From the genome of Leptospira andrefontaineae, one region includes:
- a CDS encoding SMP-30/gluconolactonase/LRE family protein, translated as MYDIGDWLGAAINYSGKKAGTSEFYVDCPTFVSSVSFVFPKEGIVNTKKILLLSAAFIIIFIIGFALKPSPIQPIAYQPPIDTGLIGNFQENKALESAELIALGKIHGPEDIEPDDDGNIYSASEDGKVYLISKDGEMKAHAFTGGRPLGMKLLGDGSIIVADAIKGLLKIGKDGKVEVLSTESEGVPFKFTDDLDVAKDGTIYFSDASDKYGSAEYLYDLMESVPHGRLLKYDPHTKKTITLMKDLFFPNGVALSKNEDFLVLNETYKYRIHRYWIKGPKAGTSEIWAENLPGFPDNISSDRKGHFYLALFTVRNNMVDKILHPRPWTKSIVAKLPKFLWPKPQPYGFAVILDENGVVEASFQEPKGKHLKEITSVKRKGEYIYLGSLHNDRIGKFKLPPELIKE; from the coding sequence ATGTACGATATCGGCGATTGGTTGGGAGCCGCAATCAATTATTCTGGTAAGAAGGCGGGAACCTCAGAATTTTACGTTGACTGCCCGACCTTCGTAAGTAGCGTCTCATTCGTTTTCCCTAAGGAGGGAATCGTGAACACGAAAAAAATCCTCCTGCTCTCTGCAGCGTTCATTATCATTTTCATAATAGGTTTTGCACTCAAACCTTCTCCTATTCAACCAATCGCTTACCAACCGCCTATCGATACTGGTTTGATTGGCAACTTCCAAGAAAACAAAGCTTTGGAATCCGCTGAACTAATCGCACTCGGAAAGATACATGGTCCGGAAGATATAGAACCGGATGACGATGGAAATATCTACTCTGCGAGTGAAGATGGCAAAGTGTATCTCATCTCTAAAGACGGAGAAATGAAGGCACACGCATTCACGGGAGGTCGACCTCTTGGAATGAAATTATTAGGAGATGGTTCCATCATAGTTGCAGATGCAATCAAAGGTTTATTAAAGATCGGCAAAGATGGAAAGGTAGAGGTTTTGAGCACTGAATCGGAAGGTGTCCCTTTCAAATTCACTGATGATCTTGATGTTGCTAAAGATGGAACGATCTATTTTTCTGATGCGAGTGATAAATATGGCTCTGCAGAATATTTGTATGATCTAATGGAGTCCGTTCCTCATGGTCGTTTGCTTAAATACGATCCTCATACAAAGAAGACCATAACTCTTATGAAGGATCTTTTCTTCCCAAATGGAGTGGCTCTTTCTAAAAACGAGGATTTCCTAGTATTAAACGAAACTTATAAATATAGGATCCATAGGTATTGGATCAAAGGACCTAAAGCTGGAACGAGTGAGATCTGGGCTGAGAATCTTCCTGGATTTCCTGATAATATTTCTTCGGATCGTAAAGGTCATTTCTATCTAGCCTTATTCACTGTTCGAAATAATATGGTGGATAAGATCCTACATCCTCGCCCTTGGACAAAATCTATCGTAGCTAAACTACCTAAATTCCTTTGGCCTAAACCTCAGCCTTACGGGTTTGCAGTCATTTTGGATGAAAATGGAGTGGTTGAGGCGAGCTTCCAAGAACCCAAGGGTAAACACCTTAAAGAGATTACTTCCGTAAAAAGAAAAGGGGAGTATATCTATTTAGGCAGTCTTCATAACGACAGGATCGGAAAATTTAAACTTCCTCCTGAATTAATAAAAGAATAA
- a CDS encoding Crp/Fnr family transcriptional regulator, translated as MKISEDMVNKHGLRFKESAVIFDENEPADQMYLILSGKVGIHKKVKEAFKLLIELKEGDMFGEMALVDRKPRSARAIAKTDVLLFAITESVFYNLIQTNPSFSLKMVKMLSSRLRETNQTIASLLKGDRKNIVTSALITFAQTRGEQEDGQYKVHLAAFMKWAILRVGLEHTDLVSAINLLVKDKMVEQPKNDPSHILIRETFFKYTLDQ; from the coding sequence ATGAAGATCTCTGAAGATATGGTAAATAAACACGGTCTCCGCTTTAAGGAATCCGCTGTTATTTTCGATGAGAACGAACCTGCCGATCAAATGTATCTGATCCTTTCCGGAAAAGTGGGAATCCATAAAAAAGTAAAAGAAGCATTCAAACTTCTAATAGAACTGAAAGAAGGGGATATGTTCGGTGAGATGGCGCTGGTGGATCGCAAACCCAGAAGTGCAAGAGCCATCGCAAAAACCGACGTATTATTATTTGCGATCACTGAGAGCGTGTTCTATAACCTAATCCAGACCAACCCTTCTTTTTCTCTAAAGATGGTAAAGATGCTTTCTTCCAGATTAAGAGAGACCAACCAAACCATAGCTAGTCTTTTAAAAGGAGACAGAAAGAATATTGTAACATCTGCACTCATTACTTTCGCACAGACGAGAGGAGAACAAGAAGATGGACAATACAAGGTACATTTGGCTGCATTTATGAAATGGGCCATCTTAAGAGTCGGATTGGAACATACGGATTTGGTATCCGCGATCAATCTTTTAGTAAAAGACAAGATGGTCGAACAACCTAAAAACGATCCCAGCCATATATTGATACGGGAAACGTTTTTTAAATATACATTGGACCAGTAA